One region of Cucurbita pepo subsp. pepo cultivar mu-cu-16 chromosome LG03, ASM280686v2, whole genome shotgun sequence genomic DNA includes:
- the LOC111789839 gene encoding pyruvate, phosphate dikinase, chloroplastic, with protein sequence MSSLMHGSLLQTIADCDQGLLRRGKYHLGHTHLLKEKHSSLRGNRGGSRSKGICCQDLHISSPKPERHEPPNRHGSRADAVLSPVIPTTKKRVFTFGKGRSEGNKSMKSLLGGKGANLAEMASIGLSVPPGLTISTEACQEYQKNGNRLPDGLWEEILEGLEIVEKDMGAVLGDPSTPLLLSVRSGAAISMPGMMDTVLNLGLNDEVVAGLAVKSGERFAYDSYRRFLDMFGDVVMGISHSLFEEKLEQLKIEKGKALDTDLTASDLKELVEQYKDAYIEAKGEKFPSDPKQQLQLAVKAVFDSWDSPRANKYRSINQITGLKGTAVNIQAMVFGNMGHTSGTGVLFTRNPSTGEKKLYGEFLINAQGEDVVAGIRTPEDLDTMKACMPEAYKELVENCEILERHYKDMMDIEFTVQENRLWMLQCRSGKRTGKGAVKIAVDLVNEGLVDTRTAIKMVEPQHLDQLLHPQFEDPSAYKDQVVATGLPASPGAAVGQIVFSADDAEAWHAQGKSVILVRTETSPEDVGGMHAATGILTARGGMTSHAAVVARGWGKCCVSGCSDIRVNDHEKVLVIGDLVINEGDWISLNGSTGEVILDKQPLSPPALSGDLETFMSWADQIRRLKVMANADTPEDALTARNNGAQGIGLCRTEHMFFASDERIRAVRKMIMAVTAEQRKAALDLLLPYQRSDFEGIFRAMDGLPVTIRLLDPPLHEFLPEGDLEEIVKGLTAETGMSEDEVFSRIEKLSEVNPMLGFRGCRLGISYPELTEMQARAIFQAAISMSNQGIKVLPEIMVPLVGTPQELRHQVTSIRGVAEKVFSEMGSSLSYKMGTMIEIPRAALVADEIAKEAEFFSFGTNDLTQMTFGYSRDDVGKFLPIYIAKGILQNDPFEVLDQKGVGQLIKLATEKGRAARPNLKVGICGEHGGEPSSVAFFAEAGLDYVSCSPFRVPVARLAAAQVAV encoded by the exons ATGTCCTCCTTAATGCATGGATCACTGCTGCAAACTATAGCAGATTGTGATCAAGGATTGTTGAGGAGGGGAAAGTACCATTTGGGTCACACCCATCttctcaaagaaaaacattcaTCTTTGAGGGGAAACAGGGGTGGTAGTAGAAGTAAAGGTATTTGCTGCCAAGATTTGCATATCAGTAGTCCAAAGCCAGAGAGACATGAGCCTCCTAATCGTCACGGTTCGAGAGCCGATGCCGTTCTTAGCCCCGTAATACCTACTACCAAAAAG AGGGTATTCACTTTTGGAAAAGGGAGGAGTGAGGGTAACAAGAGCATGAAGTCCTTG TTGGGAGGGAAGGGAGCTAACCTTGCAGAGATGGCGAGCATCGGGTTGTCCGTTCCGCCTGGACTCACCATCTCAACTGAAGCATGCCAAGAGTAccagaaaaatggaaatagaTTGCCAGATGGCTTGTGGGAAGAGATACTGGAAGGCTTGGAAATCGTTGAAAAGGACATGGGAGCTGTTCTTGGTGATCCTTCGACGCCTCTCCTTCTCTCGGTTCGGTCGGGTGCTGCT ATCTCAATGCCTGGAATGATGGATACTGTCCTCAACCTTGGATTAAACGACGAAGTGGTTGCTGGATTGGCTGTAAAAAGTGGAGAGCGTTTCGCATACGACTCGTATAGGCGCTTCCTAGACATGTTTGGAGATGTT GTGATGGGCATTTCCCATTCTTTGTTTGAGGAGAAGTTGGAACAGTTGAAAATCGAAAAGGGAAAGGCACTCGATACCGACCTGACCGCCTCTGATCTTAAGGAGCTTGTGGAACAGTACAAGGATGCTTACATTGAAGCTAAGGGTGAAAAGTTTCCTTCAG ACCCAAAACAGCAGCTGCAGTTAGCTGTGAAAGCAGTTTTTGATTCATGGGATAGCCCAAGGGCCAACAAATACAGAAGCATCAATCAAATTACAGGGTTGAAGGGAACTGCTGTGAACATTCAAGCCATGGTGTTTGGAAACATGGGACATACTTCTGGGACAGGAGTATTGTTCACTAGAAATCCTAGTACTGGTGAAAAGAAGCTGTATGGAGAGTTCCTCATCAATGCTCAG GGTGAGGATGTAGTTGCCGGGATTAGGACGCCTGAGGACTTGGACACCATGAAAGCTTGCATGCCAGAAGCATACAAAGAGCTGGTTGAGAACTGTGAAATTTTAGAGCGACATTACAAAGACATGATG GACATTGAGTTCACAGTCCAAGAAAACAGGCTGTGGATGTTGCAATGTCGTTCTGGAAAACGAACAGGTAAAGGTGCTGTGAAGATAGCTGTAGATTTGGTGAATGAAGGACTTGTCGACACTCGAACTGCTATTAAGATGGTTGAGCCACAACATCTTGACCAACTCCTTCACCCTCAG TTTGAAGATCCCTCTGCTTACAAAGACCAAGTAGTTGCAACAGGCTTGCCTGCATCTCCTGGTGCGGCAGTGGGGCAGATAGTATTCAGTGCTGACGACGCTGAAGCCTGGCATGCTCAGGGAAAGAGTGTCATCTTG GTAAGGACAGAGACCAGCCCAGAGGATGTTGGTGGTATGCATGCAGCTACTGGTATTTTGACAGCCAGAGGTGGAATGACTTCTCATGCCGCTGTCGTCGCTCGTGGATGGGGAAAGTGCTGTGTTTCCGGTTGCTCAGATATCAGAGTAAACGACCATGAGAAG GTTCTTGTCATTGGAGATTTGGTAATCAATGAAGGTGACTGGATATCCCTTAATGGCTCTACAGGTGAAGTGATATTGGACAAGCAGCCACTCTCCCCCCCAGCTTTAAGTGGGGATCTGGAGACCTTCATGTCTTGGGCTGATCAAATAAGACGTCTCAAG GTTATGGCCAATGCTGACACTCCTGAAGATGCTCTTACAGCTCGAAATAATGGTGCCCAAGGAATTGGCTTGTGCAGGACAGAGCATATG TTCTTTGCATCAGATGAGAGGATCAGAGCTGTGAGGAAGATGATAATGGCAGTTACAGCTGAACAAAGAAAGGCGGCTTTGGACTTATTACTACCGTATCAAAGATCCGACTTCGAGGGAATTTTTCGGGCGATGGATG GTCTTCCAGTGACCATTAGACTGTTGGACCCTCCACTCCATGAGTTCCTTCCTGAAGGCGACCTGGAAGAGATTGTCAAAGGACTAACTGCAGAGACTGGAATGAGTGAAGATGAAGTGTTCTCTAGAATTGAGAAACTCTCAGAAGTTAACCCAATGCTCGGTTTTCGCGGTTGCAG GCTCGGGATCTCGTACCCGGAGCTCACGGAAATGCAAGCTCGTGCAATCTTTCAGGCTGCTATCTCAATGAGCAATCAAGGAATCAAAGTTCTGCCTGAGATAATGGTTCCATTGGTTGGAACACCACAA GAACTTAGACATCAAGTCACCTCGATTCGTGGCGTCGCCGAGAAGGTGTTCTCAGAGATGGGTTCCTCCTTAAGTTACAAAATGGGAACCATGATTGAAATTCCTAGAGCTGCTCTTGTTGCAGATGAG ATAGCAAAGGAAGCAGAGTTCTTCTCATTTGGAACCAATGATCTTACACAAATGACTTTCGGATACAGTAGAGATGATGTGGGCAAGTTTCTTCCTATTTATATAGCCAAAGGAATTCTGCAAAATGACCCTTTTGAG GTTCTTGACCAGAAGGGAGTTGGGCAGCTGATCAAGCTAGCCACAGAAAAAGGGAGGGCAGCCAGGCCAAATTTGAAG GTTGGAATCTGTGGAGAACATGGTGGAGAGCCTTCATCTGTTGCATTCTTTGCAGAGGCTGGACTTGACTATGTTTCTTGTTCTCCTTTCAG AGTTCCAGTGGCAAGATTGGCTGCAGCCCAGGTTGCTGTTTAA